The following proteins come from a genomic window of Vicinamibacterales bacterium:
- a CDS encoding c-type cytochrome, producing the protein MDSPGVKVLTGLLAPAFQDEMNYMVQALGVTCGTCHVRGNFASDDNPKKITARRMLEMTRALNTQFFPDHKPKPGESVLGRVTCYTCHQGETTPKLPPGD; encoded by the coding sequence GTGGACAGCCCCGGCGTCAAGGTCCTGACCGGGTTGCTCGCCCCGGCTTTCCAGGACGAAATGAACTACATGGTCCAGGCCCTCGGCGTGACTTGCGGCACCTGTCACGTGCGGGGCAACTTCGCCAGCGATGACAACCCGAAGAAGATCACGGCGCGGCGCATGCTGGAGATGACCAGGGCCCTCAACACCCAGTTCTTCCCCGACCACAAGCCCAAGCCGGGCGAATCGGTGCTCGGCCGGGTCACCTGCTACACCTGCCACCAGGGCGAGACGACGCCGAAGCTGCCGCCCGGGGACTGA
- the rpsL gene encoding 30S ribosomal protein S12: protein MPTISQLVRKGREKVEWKTKSPALQNSPQKRGVCVRVFTQTPKKPNSALRKVARVRLTNKIEVTTYIPGVGHNLQEHSLVLIRGGRVKDLPGVRYHVVRGTLDAVGVQGRKQGRSKYGAKRPKS, encoded by the coding sequence GTGCCGACGATTAGTCAGCTGGTCCGCAAGGGACGCGAGAAGGTCGAGTGGAAGACGAAGAGCCCGGCGCTGCAGAACAGCCCGCAGAAGCGCGGCGTCTGTGTGCGCGTCTTCACGCAGACCCCGAAGAAGCCGAACTCGGCGCTTCGCAAGGTGGCGCGTGTCCGCCTGACCAACAAGATCGAGGTCACGACCTACATCCCGGGTGTCGGCCATAACCTCCAGGAGCACTCGCTGGTGCTGATCCGCGGCGGCCGCGTCAAGGACCTGCCGGGCGTTCGTTATCACGTGGTGCGCGGCACCCTCGACGCCGTTGGCGTGCAGGGCCGCAAGCAGGGTCGTTCGAAGTACGGCGCCAAGCGCCCGAAGTCGTAA
- the rpsG gene encoding 30S ribosomal protein S7, with product MPRRRVIAKRELLPDALYGSPLVTKFINTIMSEGKRSTAERILYQSFDLIKERSGDDPLKVFKKAVDNVKPSLEVKSRRVGGSNYQVPIEVNPNRRLSLSIRWLVGFARSRGDGKTMQEKLANELLDAANLRGGAVKKREDTHRMAEANKAFAHYRW from the coding sequence ATGCCGCGCAGACGAGTAATCGCGAAACGTGAACTGTTGCCGGACGCCCTTTACGGGAGCCCGCTGGTTACCAAGTTCATCAACACGATCATGAGCGAGGGCAAGCGTTCGACCGCCGAGCGCATCCTCTATCAGAGCTTCGACCTGATCAAGGAACGCTCGGGCGACGACCCGCTCAAGGTGTTCAAGAAGGCCGTTGACAACGTCAAGCCGTCGCTCGAAGTGAAGTCGCGCCGCGTCGGCGGCTCGAACTACCAGGTGCCGATCGAGGTCAACCCGAACCGCCGCCTGTCGTTGAGCATCCGCTGGCTGGTCGGCTTCGCCCGCTCGCGCGGCGACGGCAAGACGATGCAGGAAAAGCTGGCCAACGAGCTGCTCGACGCCGCCAACCTGCGGGGCGGTGCCGTCAAGAAGCGCGAAGACACGCACCGCATGGCCGAGGCGAACAAGGCGTTCGCGCACTATCGCTGGTAG
- the fusA gene encoding elongation factor G translates to MARSAPLERTRNIGIMAHIDAGKTTTTERILFYTGITYKIGEVHEGTAVMDWMEQEQERGITITSAATTCFWKEHRINIIDTPGHVDFTVEVERSLRVLDGAVAVFDAVSGVEPQSETVWRQADKYRVPRICFVNKMDRIGADFKETLSQIGSKLQGNAVAIQLPIGAEDKFRGVVDLVRMKALVYKDETMGADYDVEEIPADMLADAKAHHDILVEKVSEVDDKLLEKYLGGEAITEAELKAGLRKRCIESVRKEEAPFVPVICGTAFKNKGVQPMLDAVVDYLPSPLDIPPVTGIDPDSKDENKIERSANDSEPFSALAFKIMTDPFVGQLTFFRVYSGTLTSGSSVINSTKGRTERIGRLLKMHANKREEIKEVNAGDIAAAVGLKSVTTGDTLCDEKKPIVLERMVFPEPVISLAIEPKTKADQEKLGQGMQKLMAEDPTFRVKTDEQTGQVVIAGMGELHLEIIVDRLKREFGVEASVGKPQVAYKETLTKPAEGHGLFKRQTGGRGQFGDCWIRLFPLAPGTGYQFENETVGGSIPREFIKPIDQGIQEALTRGILAGYPIDDVRIEVFDGSYHDVDSSEMAFKIAGSLAFQDAAKKAGAVLMEPVMRVEVVCPKDNLGDVMGDLASRRGKIQSQEDRGGTQIISARVPLSDMFGYATDLRSRTQGRATYSMFFERYEQAPRNVSEEVIARVQGTK, encoded by the coding sequence ATGGCTCGCTCTGCACCACTCGAACGCACGCGGAACATCGGCATCATGGCCCACATTGATGCCGGCAAGACCACGACGACTGAACGGATCCTGTTCTACACCGGCATCACGTACAAGATCGGCGAAGTGCACGAAGGCACCGCCGTGATGGACTGGATGGAGCAGGAGCAGGAGCGCGGCATCACGATTACGTCGGCCGCGACCACCTGCTTCTGGAAGGAACACCGCATCAACATCATCGACACGCCGGGCCACGTCGACTTCACCGTCGAAGTCGAGCGCTCGCTCCGCGTGCTCGACGGTGCCGTCGCCGTGTTCGACGCGGTGTCGGGTGTTGAGCCCCAGTCGGAGACCGTGTGGCGCCAGGCCGACAAGTACCGCGTCCCGCGCATCTGCTTCGTCAACAAGATGGACCGCATCGGCGCGGACTTCAAGGAGACGCTGTCGCAGATCGGCTCGAAGCTGCAGGGCAACGCCGTCGCCATCCAGCTGCCGATCGGCGCCGAAGACAAGTTCCGCGGTGTCGTTGACCTGGTGCGCATGAAAGCGCTCGTCTACAAGGACGAGACCATGGGCGCCGACTACGACGTCGAAGAGATTCCCGCCGACATGCTCGCCGACGCCAAGGCCCACCACGACATCCTGGTGGAAAAGGTCAGCGAGGTCGACGACAAGCTGCTCGAAAAGTACCTGGGCGGCGAAGCGATCACCGAGGCCGAGCTCAAGGCCGGCCTCCGCAAGCGCTGCATTGAATCGGTGCGCAAGGAAGAGGCGCCGTTCGTGCCCGTGATTTGCGGCACCGCCTTCAAGAACAAGGGCGTGCAGCCGATGCTCGACGCGGTCGTCGATTACCTGCCGTCGCCGCTCGACATTCCGCCGGTCACCGGCATCGACCCCGACTCCAAGGACGAGAACAAGATCGAGCGCAGCGCCAACGACAGCGAGCCGTTCTCGGCCCTGGCGTTCAAGATCATGACCGACCCGTTCGTCGGTCAGCTCACCTTCTTCCGCGTCTACTCGGGCACGCTGACCTCGGGCTCCTCGGTGATCAACTCCACCAAGGGCCGCACCGAGCGCATTGGCCGCCTGCTGAAGATGCACGCCAACAAGCGTGAGGAAATCAAGGAAGTCAACGCCGGCGACATCGCCGCCGCCGTCGGCCTGAAGTCGGTGACCACCGGCGACACCCTGTGCGACGAGAAGAAGCCGATCGTCCTCGAGCGGATGGTCTTCCCGGAGCCGGTCATCTCGCTCGCCATCGAGCCGAAGACCAAGGCCGACCAGGAAAAGCTCGGCCAGGGCATGCAGAAGCTGATGGCCGAAGACCCGACCTTCCGGGTCAAGACCGACGAACAGACCGGCCAGGTGGTGATTGCCGGCATGGGCGAGTTGCACCTGGAAATCATCGTCGACCGCCTCAAGCGCGAGTTCGGCGTCGAAGCCAGCGTCGGCAAGCCGCAGGTCGCTTACAAGGAAACGCTCACCAAGCCGGCCGAAGGCCATGGCCTGTTCAAGCGCCAGACCGGCGGCCGCGGCCAGTTCGGCGACTGCTGGATCCGGTTGTTCCCGCTCGCGCCCGGCACCGGCTATCAGTTCGAGAACGAGACCGTCGGCGGCTCGATTCCGCGCGAGTTCATCAAGCCGATCGATCAGGGCATCCAGGAAGCGCTCACCCGCGGCATTCTCGCCGGCTACCCGATCGACGACGTCCGCATCGAGGTGTTCGACGGTTCGTACCACGACGTCGACTCGTCGGAAATGGCGTTCAAGATCGCCGGCTCGCTGGCGTTCCAGGACGCCGCCAAGAAGGCCGGCGCGGTGCTGATGGAACCGGTGATGCGCGTTGAAGTGGTCTGTCCCAAGGACAACCTCGGCGACGTGATGGGCGACTTGGCGTCGCGCCGCGGCAAGATCCAGTCGCAGGAAGACCGCGGCGGCACGCAGATCATCTCGGCGCGGGTGCCGCTCAGCGACATGTTCGGATATGCCACCGACCTGCGGTCGCGGACCCAGGGTCGCGCCACCTATTCGATGTTCTTCGAGCGCTACGAGCAGGCGCCGCGCAACGTCAGCGAAGAAGTGATCGCGCGCGTGCAGGGCACCAAGTAA
- the rpsJ gene encoding 30S ribosomal protein S10, which yields MLGDKIRIRLKAYDARVLDQSTGEIVETAKRTGARLAGPIPLPTEINKWTVLRSPHVDKKSREQFEVRTHKRLIDIFEPTPQTVDALMKLDLPAGVDVEIKAFGKEHGK from the coding sequence ATGCTGGGCGACAAGATTCGAATTCGACTGAAGGCCTACGACGCGCGCGTGCTCGACCAGAGCACGGGCGAGATCGTGGAAACGGCCAAGCGCACCGGCGCGCGGCTGGCGGGTCCCATTCCGCTGCCGACCGAAATCAACAAGTGGACGGTGCTCCGTTCGCCGCACGTGGACAAGAAGTCGCGCGAGCAGTTCGAAGTGCGAACGCACAAGCGCCTGATCGATATCTTCGAGCCGACGCCGCAGACGGTCGATGCCCTCATGAAGCTGGATCTCCCGGCGGGCGTCGACGTCGAAATCAAGGCGTTCGGCAAGGAACACGGAAAGTAG
- the rplC gene encoding 50S ribosomal protein L3: MVTGIIGKKVGMTQLFLEDGTLEPATVIQAGPCIVVQSKSEQTDGYDAVQIGLVEAKPIRNANKALTGQHKKANVPPTRVQREVKIAKGAEAPKPGDQVLVSIFNQGERVDVIGTSKGHGFQGVVKRHHFRGGDASHGSMFHRAPGSIGASSYPSRVMPGMRAHGHMGVDRVTVRNLKVLKIDSENHLLLVKGAIPGANGGYVVIRKAVAAKPEPQPQLQEKPKKGKK, translated from the coding sequence ATGGTCACCGGAATCATCGGCAAGAAAGTCGGGATGACGCAGCTGTTCCTCGAGGACGGCACGCTCGAACCCGCCACCGTCATCCAGGCCGGCCCCTGCATCGTCGTGCAGAGCAAGTCGGAGCAGACCGACGGCTACGACGCCGTGCAGATCGGCCTGGTCGAGGCCAAGCCCATCCGCAACGCCAACAAGGCGCTGACGGGTCAGCACAAGAAGGCCAACGTGCCGCCGACGCGCGTGCAGCGCGAGGTCAAGATCGCCAAGGGCGCCGAGGCGCCGAAGCCCGGCGACCAGGTGCTGGTCTCGATCTTCAACCAGGGCGAGCGCGTTGACGTGATTGGCACCAGCAAGGGCCATGGCTTCCAGGGCGTGGTGAAGCGTCACCACTTCCGCGGCGGCGATGCCAGCCACGGCTCGATGTTCCATCGCGCCCCTGGCTCGATTGGCGCCTCGTCGTATCCGTCACGCGTCATGCCCGGCATGCGCGCGCACGGGCACATGGGCGTGGACCGCGTCACGGTCCGCAACCTCAAGGTGCTCAAGATTGACTCGGAAAACCATCTGCTGCTGGTCAAGGGCGCGATTCCCGGCGCCAACGGCGGCTACGTGGTGATTCGCAAGGCCGTGGCGGCGAAGCCCGAGCCGCAGCCCCAGCTGCAGGAAAAGCCCAAGAAGGGCAAGAAGTAG
- the rplD gene encoding 50S ribosomal protein L4 — MTIDVVNAENKKVGSVTLSDEVFGGRVKTDLIHESVVRLNAAERRGTQATKTRAMVSGSGKKPWRQKGTGRARVGEIRNPLWRGGGTVFGPQPRSYEYQLPKKVEKGALRAALMEKLQSGSVIIVDALTASDVKTKAAAGVLRSIGVTGKALLIDARLDDKFAMSVRNLARVTLVQSNQVTARDVANTRQVVVTTAAMEKLEAALTA; from the coding sequence ATGACTATCGATGTCGTGAACGCGGAAAACAAGAAGGTCGGCTCCGTCACCCTCAGCGACGAGGTGTTCGGCGGGCGCGTCAAGACCGACCTCATCCACGAGTCGGTGGTGCGGCTCAACGCGGCCGAGCGCCGCGGCACGCAGGCCACCAAGACGCGCGCCATGGTCAGCGGCAGCGGCAAGAAGCCCTGGCGCCAGAAGGGCACCGGCCGCGCCCGGGTCGGCGAAATCCGCAACCCGCTGTGGCGTGGCGGCGGCACTGTGTTCGGCCCCCAGCCGCGCAGCTACGAATACCAGCTGCCGAAGAAGGTCGAGAAGGGCGCGCTGCGCGCGGCCCTGATGGAGAAGCTGCAGTCCGGCTCCGTGATCATCGTTGACGCGCTGACCGCGTCGGACGTCAAGACCAAGGCCGCGGCCGGCGTGCTCAGGTCGATTGGCGTCACCGGCAAGGCGCTGCTGATTGACGCCCGGCTCGACGACAAGTTCGCGATGTCGGTGCGCAACCTCGCCCGCGTCACGCTGGTGCAGAGCAACCAGGTCACCGCCCGCGACGTGGCCAACACCCGCCAGGTCGTGGTCACCACCGCGGCGATGGAAAAGCTGGAGGCGGCGCTCACCGCGTAA
- a CDS encoding 50S ribosomal protein L23, whose protein sequence is MKLTEVIRRPLVTEKTTLLRDDGKTIVFEVAKDANKIDVRRAIEKLLGTKVAAVRTSITRGKLKRQGRFVGRRSDWKKAYVTLRAGEKMPDFLEGA, encoded by the coding sequence ATGAAACTTACCGAAGTCATCCGCCGTCCGCTCGTTACCGAAAAGACCACGTTGCTTCGTGACGATGGCAAGACCATCGTCTTCGAAGTGGCCAAGGACGCGAACAAGATCGACGTCCGGCGCGCCATCGAGAAGCTGCTGGGAACCAAGGTGGCCGCTGTCCGCACCTCGATCACCCGCGGCAAGCTGAAGCGCCAGGGCCGTTTTGTTGGCCGCCGTTCCGACTGGAAGAAGGCATACGTCACGCTGCGCGCGGGCGAAAAGATGCCGGACTTCCTCGAAGGCGCATAA
- the rplB gene encoding 50S ribosomal protein L2 has product MPIRKYKPTTPGRRQMTVLVFDEITTDKPHGPLTENLHTSGGRNSTGEQTIWWRGGGHKRLYRIIDFKRDKAGIPGKVATIEYDPNRSARIALINYADGEKRYILQPVGLKVGDAIISGESVDILTGNCLPLKNIPQGTMVHNVELKPGKGGQMARSAGASVQVVAKEGDYVSVKMPSGEIRKIYQDCLATIGQVGNIDHENVSIGKAGRSRWMGKRPHVRGVAMNPVDHPLGGGEGKTSGGRHPVTPWGVPTKGYKTRRPQPSDKFIVQRRSK; this is encoded by the coding sequence ATGCCGATCCGTAAATACAAGCCGACTACGCCGGGCCGCCGCCAGATGACGGTGCTGGTGTTCGACGAAATCACGACCGACAAGCCGCACGGCCCGCTCACGGAGAACCTGCACACCTCCGGCGGCCGCAACAGCACGGGCGAGCAGACGATCTGGTGGCGCGGTGGCGGCCACAAGCGTCTCTATCGCATCATCGACTTCAAGCGCGACAAGGCCGGCATTCCCGGCAAGGTCGCGACCATCGAGTACGACCCGAACCGCTCGGCGCGCATCGCGCTGATCAACTACGCCGACGGTGAGAAGCGCTACATCCTGCAGCCGGTCGGGCTGAAGGTGGGTGACGCGATCATCTCGGGCGAGAGCGTCGACATCCTGACCGGCAATTGCCTGCCGCTCAAGAACATCCCCCAGGGCACGATGGTCCACAACGTGGAGCTGAAGCCCGGCAAGGGTGGCCAGATGGCGCGCAGCGCCGGGGCGAGCGTGCAGGTGGTGGCCAAGGAAGGCGACTACGTCTCCGTGAAGATGCCCTCGGGCGAAATCCGGAAGATCTACCAGGACTGCCTCGCCACCATCGGCCAGGTCGGCAACATCGACCACGAGAACGTCTCGATCGGCAAGGCCGGCCGCAGCCGCTGGATGGGCAAGCGTCCGCACGTGCGTGGTGTCGCCATGAACCCGGTCGATCACCCGCTCGGTGGCGGTGAAGGCAAGACCTCGGGCGGCCGCCATCCGGTGACGCCGTGGGGCGTGCCGACCAAGGGTTACAAGACGCGCCGGCCGCAGCCGAGCGACAAGTTCATCGTTCAACGCCGAAGCAAATAA
- the rpsS gene encoding 30S ribosomal protein S19, whose translation MSRSLKKGPFVDTHLLEKVEAMNRASEKKVVKTWSRRSTVIPEMVGHTLAVHNGKKFVPVYLTENMVGHKLGEFSPTRQFKGHSARSDKSSAPAPGGAPSAPAGKG comes from the coding sequence ATGAGCCGCTCACTCAAAAAAGGCCCGTTCGTCGACACGCACCTCCTCGAAAAGGTCGAGGCGATGAACCGCGCCAGCGAAAAGAAGGTCGTCAAGACCTGGTCGCGCCGTTCGACGGTGATCCCCGAAATGGTGGGACACACGCTGGCGGTGCATAACGGCAAGAAGTTCGTGCCGGTGTATCTCACTGAGAACATGGTGGGCCACAAGCTCGGAGAGTTCTCGCCGACGCGGCAGTTCAAGGGCCACTCGGCCCGTTCCGACAAGTCGTCGGCGCCGGCTCCGGGCGGCGCGCCGTCGGCTCCGGCAGGGAAGGGCTAA
- the rpsC gene encoding 30S ribosomal protein S3, producing MGQKVHPYGFRIGFNKTWKSRWFATKDYANLLHEDLALKKDLKKRFQHAGVAMIEIERAARNLKINIHTSRPGIIIGRKGQEVDKLKQEIQKRTNREVFINIQEIQKPELDAQLVSESVAMQLEKRVAFRRAMRKAVESALRFGARGIKVRVSGRLNGAEIARSEWYLHGQLPLQTLRADIDYGFAEAHTTYGQIGVKVWLYKGERLTPRTAREEEFGTGGGGRDRDRDRDRGPRRPAGDRPGARG from the coding sequence GTGGGCCAGAAAGTTCACCCTTACGGGTTCCGCATCGGGTTCAACAAGACCTGGAAGTCGCGTTGGTTCGCGACCAAGGACTACGCCAACCTCCTGCATGAGGACCTGGCGCTGAAAAAGGACCTCAAGAAGCGGTTTCAGCATGCCGGTGTCGCGATGATCGAAATCGAGCGCGCCGCCCGCAACCTGAAGATCAACATCCACACCTCGCGCCCCGGCATCATCATCGGGCGCAAGGGGCAGGAAGTCGACAAGCTGAAGCAGGAGATCCAGAAGCGGACCAACCGCGAGGTCTTCATCAACATCCAGGAGATCCAGAAGCCGGAACTGGATGCGCAGCTGGTCAGCGAGTCGGTGGCGATGCAGCTCGAGAAGCGGGTCGCGTTCCGCCGGGCGATGCGCAAGGCCGTCGAGTCGGCGCTCCGCTTCGGCGCCCGCGGCATCAAGGTGCGCGTGTCGGGCCGCCTGAACGGCGCCGAGATCGCGCGCTCGGAATGGTACCTGCACGGCCAGTTGCCGCTGCAGACGCTGCGCGCCGACATCGACTACGGTTTCGCGGAAGCCCACACCACCTACGGCCAGATTGGCGTCAAGGTGTGGCTCTACAAGGGTGAGCGGCTGACGCCGCGCACCGCCCGTGAAGAAGAATTTGGCACCGGCGGCGGCGGCCGCGACCGTGACCGCGATCGCGATCGCGGTCCCCGTCGTCCGGCTGGTGATCGTCCCGGGGCGCGAGGCTAA
- the rplP gene encoding 50S ribosomal protein L16: MLMPKKVKYRKQQRGRMRGKAWRGSDVSFGDFGLKALEPCWLTDRQIEAARIAMTRFVKRGGKVWVRVFPDKPITKKPQETRMGKGKGAPEGWVCVVKPGRILFEMNGVPAAEARRAFELASAKLPIKVRFATRFAEETVS; encoded by the coding sequence ATGTTGATGCCGAAGAAGGTTAAGTACCGCAAGCAGCAGCGCGGCCGCATGCGCGGCAAGGCGTGGCGCGGGTCGGACGTGTCGTTCGGCGACTTCGGGCTCAAGGCCCTGGAGCCGTGCTGGCTGACCGACCGCCAGATCGAGGCGGCCCGGATCGCGATGACCCGGTTCGTCAAGCGCGGCGGCAAGGTGTGGGTGCGGGTGTTCCCCGACAAGCCGATCACCAAGAAGCCGCAGGAAACCCGAATGGGTAAGGGCAAGGGCGCGCCCGAGGGCTGGGTCTGCGTGGTCAAGCCGGGGCGGATCCTGTTCGAGATGAACGGCGTGCCGGCGGCGGAAGCCCGCCGCGCGTTCGAGCTGGCGTCGGCGAAGCTGCCCATCAAGGTCCGCTTTGCCACCCGCTTTGCCGAGGAGACGGTGTCATGA
- the rpmC gene encoding 50S ribosomal protein L29: MKAAELRDMDVETLQAKTQEIDDQLFRMRIQKSMGQLEAPGKIKTVRRERARILTVLKEKAK, translated from the coding sequence ATGAAGGCCGCTGAATTGAGAGACATGGACGTCGAGACCCTGCAGGCGAAGACGCAGGAAATCGACGATCAGCTGTTCCGGATGCGGATCCAGAAGTCGATGGGCCAGTTGGAGGCCCCCGGGAAGATAAAGACCGTGCGCCGCGAGCGCGCGCGCATCCTCACGGTTCTGAAAGAGAAGGCGAAATAG
- the rpsQ gene encoding 30S ribosomal protein S17, which yields MAGKAEVQGVVVSDKMQKSVIVATERRVQHGLYGKMQKRTSRFVAHDENNEAKLGDTVVIAESRPLSKRKRWALVRVVEKATQV from the coding sequence ATGGCGGGCAAAGCGGAAGTCCAGGGCGTGGTGGTCAGCGACAAGATGCAGAAGAGCGTCATTGTCGCCACCGAGCGGCGCGTGCAGCACGGCCTTTACGGCAAGATGCAGAAGCGCACCTCGCGGTTCGTCGCCCACGATGAGAACAACGAAGCGAAGCTCGGCGACACCGTCGTGATCGCCGAGTCGCGGCCGCTCAGCAAGCGCAAGCGCTGGGCCCTGGTGCGCGTCGTCGAGAAGGCCACGCAGGTTTAG
- the rplN gene encoding 50S ribosomal protein L14, with protein sequence MIQMRSILDVADNSGARKISVINPIGGSTGRYAYLGDIVTANVKEAAPEGTVKKGQVVKAVVVRVRKEQRRKDGSYIRFDRNAAVLINDAGEPIGTRVFGPVARELRERRFMKIVSLAPEVL encoded by the coding sequence ATGATCCAGATGCGATCGATCCTCGACGTCGCCGACAATTCCGGCGCGCGCAAGATCTCGGTGATCAACCCGATCGGCGGGTCGACCGGGCGGTATGCCTATCTCGGCGACATCGTCACGGCCAACGTGAAGGAAGCCGCCCCGGAAGGCACCGTCAAGAAGGGGCAAGTCGTCAAGGCGGTGGTGGTCCGCGTGCGCAAGGAACAGCGCCGCAAGGACGGCAGCTACATCCGCTTCGACCGCAACGCGGCGGTGCTGATCAACGATGCGGGCGAGCCGATTGGCACCCGCGTGTTCGGGCCGGTGGCCCGCGAACTGCGCGAGCGCCGGTTCATGAAGATCGTCTCGCTCGCGCCCGAGGTGCTGTAA
- the rplX gene encoding 50S ribosomal protein L24 has protein sequence MAMSIRKNDQVVVRAGKDRGKRGRVLTVLPEKGRVIVEGVNMIKRHTRPNPQKNIKGGIVEREAAIHASNVMLVDPDTNEATRIGSKTLPDGTRVRIGRKSGAVVDK, from the coding sequence ATGGCAATGTCGATTCGTAAAAACGACCAGGTCGTCGTCCGCGCCGGCAAGGACCGCGGCAAGCGCGGCCGCGTCCTCACCGTGCTGCCCGAGAAGGGCCGCGTCATCGTCGAGGGCGTCAACATGATCAAGCGGCACACGCGCCCCAACCCGCAGAAGAACATCAAGGGCGGGATCGTCGAGCGCGAGGCCGCCATCCATGCCAGCAACGTGATGCTGGTGGATCCGGATACCAACGAGGCGACGCGCATCGGCAGCAAGACGCTGCCCGACGGCACGCGCGTGCGGATCGGCCGCAAGAGCGGCGCGGTGGTGGACAAATGA
- the rplE gene encoding 50S ribosomal protein L5, protein MSKAKATETTLRLRDKYRAEVIPALQKEFGYKNVMAVPKVTKVVVNMGLGEATQNAKVVDTGAEELGKITGQKAAVRKAKKSIAQFKVRQGQPIGAMVTLRGDRMYEFLDRLMSIALPRVRDFRGVSPKGFDGRGNYTLGLKDQLIFLEIDYLKVDKGRGMNVSVVTTAKTDEEARKLLQLMGMPFRTNVGQ, encoded by the coding sequence ATGAGCAAGGCAAAGGCAACCGAGACGACGCTGCGGCTGCGCGACAAGTACCGCGCCGAGGTGATCCCCGCGCTCCAGAAGGAGTTCGGCTACAAGAACGTGATGGCCGTGCCCAAGGTCACCAAGGTGGTGGTCAACATGGGCCTCGGCGAGGCGACCCAGAACGCCAAGGTGGTCGACACCGGCGCCGAGGAACTGGGCAAGATCACCGGCCAGAAGGCGGCCGTGCGCAAGGCGAAGAAGTCGATCGCCCAGTTCAAGGTGCGCCAGGGCCAGCCGATCGGCGCCATGGTGACGCTGCGCGGCGACCGCATGTATGAGTTCCTTGATCGCCTGATGAGCATCGCGCTGCCGCGCGTGCGCGACTTCCGCGGCGTCTCGCCGAAGGGCTTCGACGGCCGCGGCAACTACACGCTCGGCCTCAAGGATCAGCTGATCTTCCTCGAGATCGATTACCTGAAGGTGGACAAGGGCCGCGGCATGAACGTGAGCGTGGTCACCACCGCGAAGACCGACGAAGAGGCCCGCAAGCTGTTGCAGCTGATGGGCATGCCGTTCCGGACCAACGTAGGACAGTAA
- a CDS encoding type Z 30S ribosomal protein S14 encodes MATSAKKAREKKTLKFKVRHRNRCRRCGRSRAYMRKFALCRLCFRELALTGDVAGVTKSSW; translated from the coding sequence GTGGCGACAAGCGCGAAGAAAGCACGCGAAAAGAAGACCCTGAAGTTCAAGGTGCGTCACCGCAACCGGTGCCGCCGTTGCGGCCGTTCGCGCGCCTACATGCGCAAGTTCGCGCTGTGCCGTCTGTGTTTCCGCGAGCTCGCCCTGACCGGCGACGTCGCGGGCGTTACGAAGAGCAGCTGGTAA
- the rpsH gene encoding 30S ribosomal protein S8: protein MTDPIADMLTRIRNAVTARHARVEMPASKLKSEIARILQDEGYIAGFKMVETPAERPGKAPRQQMRMFLKYGPGGEKAISGITRVSRPGRRVYANRDEVPSVLGGLGVTILTTSRGVMTGRAAKQVGVGGEILCNVW from the coding sequence ATGACTGATCCGATTGCCGACATGCTGACCCGGATCCGCAATGCCGTCACGGCGCGCCACGCGCGCGTCGAGATGCCGGCGTCGAAGCTGAAGTCCGAAATCGCGCGGATTCTGCAGGACGAGGGCTACATTGCGGGCTTCAAGATGGTCGAGACCCCGGCCGAACGTCCGGGCAAGGCGCCGCGCCAGCAGATGCGGATGTTCCTGAAGTACGGTCCCGGCGGGGAGAAGGCGATCTCGGGCATCACCCGCGTCAGCCGTCCCGGCCGCCGGGTTTACGCCAACCGCGACGAGGTGCCGTCGGTGCTCGGCGGACTCGGCGTCACCATCCTGACGACGTCGCGCGGGGTGATGACGGGGCGGGCCGCCAAGCAGGTCGGCGTCGGCGGCGAAATTCTCTGCAACGTTTGGTGA